The Humidesulfovibrio mexicanus DNA window CTTCGGTGTGCAAGGGCCTGTCCCCGCCGCCGCGAAACGTCGCCCGCCGTTGTCGCATGGGGAGTATCCCCGAGGATGACGCGGCCGTCTCTGGAATGGAAACGACCTTCAACCCCGCAAAGGAGAATCGCGCCATGCTGAAGAAACTCGCCACCGCCGCCCTGGTCCTCGCCCTGGCTGTCCCCGCCTTCGCCGACAGCGCCAAGGTCCCGGCCTCCGAGCCCATTCCGACCACCGCCCGTCCGGTGTCCACTCCGGCGGCCAAGAAGGTCGAGAAGAAGGCCGACAAGGCCGAAAAGAAGGCCGTGAAGGCCGAGCAGAAGGCCGAGAAGAAGGCCGACAAGGCCGAAAAGAAGGCCGAGTAGTCCACATTCCCCTGTCTCCCTCCCTCGGCGGCGCGGCCTTTTGCAGCATGGGCCGCGCCGCCTGTTCGCATCCTGTTGCCTGTACGGGCGTTCTGTGGCATCACACCGCAAACGTTTCGCAAAGGACGCGGCCATGCCCAATCCCCTGCTTGTCAGGCTCACCGGACGCAACGCCATCAACATTGTCAATGTCCTGCTCATCCTTCTTCTCGTCCACGGCGTGTGGGTCGTTGCCACCAACTTCGCCCGCGTGCACGAGCTCATGAACGAAATGGAAGAGCTCCTGGAGGGCATGGGCACCATCCTGGTGGCCCTGGGCGTGGCCCTGGAGGAACGCGAGACCCTGCTGAAGTTCCTCGGCGTGTACCCGCAGGGCCTCACCCCCCTGCAGGAGGCCGTGGACCATCACTGCCACGGCTACGGGCTGTTGCTGCTGTTGTTGGGCCTGTTCGTGGAGGTGGCGGTGTATGTCATCCGTATGCCCAACCTGGACACCATCGACTTCGATCCCCTGCTTATCGCCGCGGGGGCGGTCTTGAGCGCCCTTGGAGCCCTCGCATTGGCACGGCTTGCCTGGCTTTTGTGGCGCCTGCGCGAGACGCGGGCAGCCGCCTGAACAGCCTTGGTTTCCGAGGAACGTCCCGGCGGCGGATCGTGCCGGATTCTTCCCTTATGTTTCCGCGCAACACGCCGATGAGCGTGAGAAGCGGGAAGTGGTCCCGAGGCCATGAACTTTCAGACGCCGAGGAGGGCGGGTGGTGCAGCAGCCTGTCCTGACAGAATCCCGCACCGGGCGGTGCGGCCGGGGCTTTGGAGCCGCCTGCGCGCTTTTGGCGCTGCTGGTCGTGGCGGCGTTTGCCCCGGCGGCCTTGGCCTCTCCGGCGGATGCCGCGGGCATTCCCCCGTACCCCTTCGGCAACCGCTACAAGGCCACGGTGTTCGGCACCCCGCCGGATGTCCGCCACAAGATTCCCGGCGCGGACGGCCTTTCGCCAGAGACCCGCTCCATCAGGATTTCCGGGCGGCGCGTGCCGGAGCTGTTCTGGTACTGCGAATCCGTGGAGTACTCCGTGCTGGCGCAGAAGGGCGAGGCCCCGCTGGTGTTCGTCATAGCGGGAACCGGCGGCCGCTTCAACTCCACCAAGGTCCGCTATCTCCAGCAGCTTTTCCACCAGGCCGGGTACCACGCCGTGGGCCTGTCCTCGCCCACGCACTTCAACAGCATCGTCAGCCTGTCGCGGCACGGTATCTCCGGCTACGTGCCCTTTGACGTGGACGACCTGTACACCCTCATGGGCTGGGTGAAGCAGGACGTGGAAAAGCGGCTCAAGGTGCGCGGCTACGCCGTGGCGGGCTACAGCCTGGGCGGCCTGCACGCGGCCTTCCTGGCCAGGAAGGACGCCCGGGACAAGGTTTTCGGTTTTCAGAAGGTGCTGGCCATCAACCCGGCCGTGGACCTCTACAACTCCGCGCTGGTGTTCGACTCCTGGCTCAAGTCCGAAGCCCCCTCCGCAGGTGGGCCGGAACAGGCCGTGACCAAGTTCATCGACCGCTTTTCCGAGTTCTACCGCACCAACCACATCGGGCGGCTGGACTCCGAGGTGCTGTACCGCTTCTTCGACACCCTGGACGCCAGCGACGAGGAATTGAAGCAGATCATCGCCGTGGGCTTCCGCATCACCGCGTCCTCCATGGTGTTCACCTCCGACGTGTGCCTGGGCGCGGGCTACGTGACGCCCAGGGACCGCGCCATCGCCACCAGCGAGCCCTTGCTCCCGTATTTCCAGGCCGCCAGCCGCGTGAGCTTCGAGCAGTATTTCGAGGAGTTCCTGCTGCCCTATCTGCGCCACCGCGACCCCGCCATGACCAAGGAGAAGGCCCTGGCCGACTGCACCCTTGTGGGCATGGCCCGGTTCCTGCGGGAAAGCCCCAACATCTATGTGGTGGGCAACGAGGACGATCCCATCTTGAACGAGCGCGAGCTGGCCTACCTGAAGGACACCTTCGGCCCGCGCGCCTTTTTCTTCCCGCGCGGCGGACACTGCGGCAACATGCAGTACGCTGGGTTCGCCCAAAAGCTGCTGGAGGTCATGAAGCCGTGAGCAGGGCGGGCAGCATCCATTCCGCAGCCGCCCTGGGGCGCCTTGTGGCCCTGGCGGCCCTAAGCCTGTTGTTGGCCGCCTGTGCGGCCACGCGCCGCGATCCGGAACGCACCCTGCCGGACACGGGTTTTCGCACGGCCGTCTCGCGCCAGATGGACCCGGAGGAGGCCCGTCGCCTGGGCGAGCAGTCCATGCTCTACGTCTACGACCCGGCCGAGAAGGCCAACCGGCTCGTGTACAACTTCAACGCCCGCTTCGACCGCGCCGTGCTGCTGCCCGTGGTTGCGGCCTATGAGGGGGCCTTTCCCGCGCCTGTGCGCAAAGGCGTGTCCAACTTCATCAGCAATTTGAACGAAATGCCGCGCCTGGCCAACTGCGGCCTGCAGGGCGATTTGAACAAGGTCAACGCCACCCTGGTGCGCTTCATGGCCAACACCACCTTTGGCCTGGGCGGCCTGTTCGACGTGGCCACGGACATGGGCATCGACAAGGAGGACGAGGACTTCGGCCAGACCCTGAAGGTCTGGGGCGTGCCGGACGGCGCGTACATCGTGCTGCCGTTCTACGGGCCCTCCAACGCGCGCGACACCGTGGGCACGGCCGGGGACATGGTCTTTTCCTACTACCAGATGGAATATCTCTACGACCTGGCCGGGTTCTCGGACCACGCCCTGGCCGGCTACGTCAACACCGCCGTGCGGGCCGTGAACACCCGCGCCGGGGTGCCCTTCCGCTACTACAGCACGGACACCCCCTTCGAGTACGACATCCTGCGCTTCGCCTACACCAAGGCGCGCATTCTGCAGGCCCTGGACTAGCCTCCCGGTTCGCCGACAGGTCCGGCGACAGGCCCGGCCAGCAGGCGCAGCAACGCTTCCGCGTCCTCAGCGCCGCCCAAGTCGAGATGCTGGACCCGGCCCGCAATCCCGTCTCCGTCCGCCCCGTCTTCTTTCGGCAGCCCGCCCACGGTGAGCCGCGCCGCGCGCGCGCACAACGCCAGTTCCGCCCGCAGGCTTGGCGCGTGCAGATGCCCTTGCCGCAGGCCCTGCGCGGCCAGCACCTCGAAGCTGGCGCGCTCGCGCGCCTCGTCCTGGGCCTCGGCCCGGCGCAGCAGACCGTCCAGAACCGCCGCACGTTCGGCCAGGGCCTGGCGCGGCTCGAACGCCTCCCCGGCCAGGTCAAGGAAGCCCAGCATCCAGGCGGCCAACGCCGGAAGCTCGTCCTCCGGCTCGGCGCGTTCCAAGAGCGTGGCCATGAGGAATTCCCGGCAGGGCGTCCAGTTGAGCCGCCCGTGTCGCAGCAGGGCCCCCAGTTGGTCCGCCTGCGCCCGCTCCCGCCCGGCCAGGGCCCGCAGCAGCGTGGCCGGGGCCGTGGCCCAGGGCCGCAGCCGCCGCACGAAGTCCGCCACGCATCCGGCCAGGGCCTCGCCCAGGGGCAGGGGGGCCAGCGGCTGTTTGCCGGGGAGGACTTCGGGCAGCAGCAGCAGGACGGGCAGGGGGGTTTTCGCATCGGGCAGGCAGCGCGCGGCCAGCCTGTCGGCCAGGGCGCTCGCGGTCGCCTGGTCCAGCCGTGCCCTGGCCAGGGCTGGCTCCAGCTCTTGCCGGGTTTCTTCGCCTGGGGAAAAGGCCAGGGCCAAAAGCGGCGCGTGCTCGGCGCTGTCCGGGTCCGCCGCCAGCAGGGCGAAGGCGCGCGCGGGGTCGTCCACGCCAAGGGTGCGCAGGATGCACTCCAGGCTTTGGGCGTCCAGGGGCAGACCCTGTGCGAGACGCTCGGCCAGGGCGTGCTCAAGGGCAGGGACGGCGCAGGCCGCTTCGTCCGTCCGGGGGGCGGTGTCGCCGGGCGCGGCCTGCGGCCCTGGCGGCGCGGCATCATGGCGGTGTGGGGGCATGGCCTTCTCCATAGCTTTCGCGATACCCCGGCCGGGGCGGCTAGGCAAGGCTTCGCCCTGGCGCGCGGCAGGGATTCGTGCTATGCCCCGCGCAAAGAACCGTAGCGTGCGGGCCTGCGCGCCCCCGGCCACAAGGAGTCGCCATGATCATGAGTTTGAAACGCCTCGCCCCCCTCGCCTGCCTGGCCGCCCTGTTGAGCGGCTGCGCGCCCACCGTGCTCACCCAGCCCGTGCCCGTGTCCACCGACCCGCCGGGAGCCAGCGTGACCGTGGACGGCAAGCCCGGCTGCACCTCGCCCTGCCAGCTGGCCCTCACCCGCAACCAGGACCACATCGTCAGCGTCGCCAAGGAGGGCTACCGCCAGCAGGATGTGATCATCAAACGCCAGTACCAGAGCAACAAGGTGCTCCTGAACGCCATCAACCAGGGCGCGCAGTCGGCCCAGTTCTTCAAGGACGGCTGGATGGGCCTGAACCAGGGCGTCATGTCCATGAAC harbors:
- a CDS encoding alpha/beta fold hydrolase family protein, producing the protein MQQPVLTESRTGRCGRGFGAACALLALLVVAAFAPAALASPADAAGIPPYPFGNRYKATVFGTPPDVRHKIPGADGLSPETRSIRISGRRVPELFWYCESVEYSVLAQKGEAPLVFVIAGTGGRFNSTKVRYLQQLFHQAGYHAVGLSSPTHFNSIVSLSRHGISGYVPFDVDDLYTLMGWVKQDVEKRLKVRGYAVAGYSLGGLHAAFLARKDARDKVFGFQKVLAINPAVDLYNSALVFDSWLKSEAPSAGGPEQAVTKFIDRFSEFYRTNHIGRLDSEVLYRFFDTLDASDEELKQIIAVGFRITASSMVFTSDVCLGAGYVTPRDRAIATSEPLLPYFQAASRVSFEQYFEEFLLPYLRHRDPAMTKEKALADCTLVGMARFLRESPNIYVVGNEDDPILNERELAYLKDTFGPRAFFFPRGGHCGNMQYAGFAQKLLEVMKP
- a CDS encoding MlaA family lipoprotein — translated: MSRAGSIHSAAALGRLVALAALSLLLAACAATRRDPERTLPDTGFRTAVSRQMDPEEARRLGEQSMLYVYDPAEKANRLVYNFNARFDRAVLLPVVAAYEGAFPAPVRKGVSNFISNLNEMPRLANCGLQGDLNKVNATLVRFMANTTFGLGGLFDVATDMGIDKEDEDFGQTLKVWGVPDGAYIVLPFYGPSNARDTVGTAGDMVFSYYQMEYLYDLAGFSDHALAGYVNTAVRAVNTRAGVPFRYYSTDTPFEYDILRFAYTKARILQALD